Proteins found in one Microcoleus sp. FACHB-68 genomic segment:
- a CDS encoding LOG family protein, with amino-acid sequence MSPSLNSTESLYNDLLELFAELPNAKYQKFIERTLASLVRIAGDEIERLDWKILTACLEDMERAFRVFYPYRHVRKITIFGSARITEDSPEYKMAAQFAHSVTQQGFMVITGAGGGIMQAGNEGAGAAQSFGLNIQLPFEQGANPFIAGDRKLINFKYFFTRKLFFLRESDALALFPGGFGTQDEAFECLTLSQTGRLGPVPLVLIDRAGGDYWHDWNAYIHKHLVGRGLVSPADPSLYTITDNLDVACEVIRSFYRVYHSSRYVNDKFVMRLKSELSEADVEQLNTDFSDILVKGRIEKSQAFPEEAADDTSELPRLVFYFNQRDLGRLYQLIATINQIGATTPAAAHPEQK; translated from the coding sequence ATGTCTCCTTCTTTGAACTCAACAGAATCCCTCTATAACGACCTATTAGAATTATTTGCCGAGCTGCCTAACGCGAAGTATCAGAAATTTATTGAGCGCACGCTGGCTTCTCTGGTGCGAATTGCCGGCGATGAAATAGAGCGGCTCGATTGGAAGATTTTGACGGCTTGTTTGGAAGATATGGAGCGTGCGTTCCGGGTGTTTTATCCTTACCGGCACGTTCGCAAAATTACCATTTTTGGTTCGGCTCGAATAACAGAAGATAGCCCCGAATACAAAATGGCGGCCCAGTTCGCTCACAGTGTCACCCAGCAAGGATTTATGGTGATTACAGGGGCCGGCGGTGGGATCATGCAAGCCGGCAATGAAGGTGCCGGTGCCGCTCAATCCTTTGGTTTGAATATCCAGCTACCCTTCGAGCAAGGGGCCAATCCCTTCATTGCCGGTGATCGCAAGCTGATTAACTTTAAATATTTCTTCACCCGCAAGTTATTCTTCCTGCGTGAAAGTGACGCTCTCGCCCTCTTTCCCGGCGGATTTGGCACCCAAGATGAGGCATTTGAGTGCTTAACCTTAAGCCAGACAGGCCGGCTTGGCCCGGTTCCCTTGGTGTTAATTGATCGAGCCGGCGGCGATTATTGGCACGACTGGAACGCATACATTCATAAGCATTTAGTCGGAAGAGGATTGGTTAGCCCCGCCGATCCCAGCCTTTACACAATTACCGATAACTTGGATGTTGCCTGTGAAGTCATCCGCAGCTTCTATCGTGTTTATCACTCCAGCCGCTACGTCAACGATAAATTTGTCATGCGTCTGAAGTCTGAACTTTCAGAAGCGGATGTTGAACAGTTAAATACTGATTTCAGCGACATTTTAGTGAAAGGACGCATTGAGAAAAGTCAAGCTTTCCCCGAAGAAGCCGCTGATGATACATCAGAGCTACCCCGCCTAGTTTTTTACTTCAACCAGCGAGATTTAGGGCGCTTGTATCAACTGATCGCCACGATTAACCAAATCGGTGCCACCACGCCGGCAGCTGCTCATCCAGAGCAAAAGTAG
- the trxA gene encoding thioredoxin, which translates to MSAAAQVTDATFKQEVLESEVPVLVDFWAPWCGPCRMVAPVVDEIAQQYDGQIKVVKVNTDENPNVASQYGIRSIPTLMIFKGGQRVDMVVGAVPKTTLANTLEKYL; encoded by the coding sequence ATGTCAGCAGCCGCACAAGTTACAGACGCCACGTTTAAACAAGAAGTGCTTGAGAGCGAAGTTCCCGTATTAGTCGATTTTTGGGCACCCTGGTGCGGACCTTGTCGGATGGTCGCTCCTGTCGTCGATGAAATCGCTCAACAGTACGACGGGCAGATAAAGGTCGTCAAAGTCAACACAGACGAGAACCCCAATGTAGCCAGCCAATATGGAATCCGCAGCATTCCCACGCTGATGATTTTTAAGGGTGGTCAGCGGGTTGATATGGTAGTTGGTGCAGTTCCCAAGACCACACTGGCAAACACGCTAGAAAAGTATCTCTAA
- a CDS encoding GuaB3 family IMP dehydrogenase-related protein yields MDIQIGRGKAARRAYGIDEIALVPGQRTLDPSLADTRWRIGGIEREIPIIASAMDGVVDVRMAVRLSELGALGVLNLEGIQTRYADPEPILDRIASVGKDEFVTLMQELYAEPIKPELIEQRIQEIKRQGGIAAVSATPAGATKYGSVVAKAGADLFFVQATVVSTAYLAPESITPLDLAQFCREMPIPVILGNCVTYEVTLNLMKAGAAGILVGIGPGAACTSRGVLGVGIPQATAVADCAAARDDYYQETGNYVPVIADGGLITGGDICKCIACGADGVMIGSPFARAKEAPGRGYHWGMATPSPVLPRGTRIRVGTTGTLEQILRGPAQLDDGTHNLLGALQTSMGTLGAKDIKEMQQVEVVIAPSLLTEGKVYQKAQQLGMGK; encoded by the coding sequence GTGGATATTCAAATTGGAAGGGGCAAGGCAGCTCGCAGAGCTTATGGAATTGACGAAATTGCGCTAGTACCGGGACAGCGAACTCTCGATCCGAGTTTAGCCGATACTCGCTGGCGCATTGGCGGCATTGAACGAGAAATTCCCATTATTGCTAGCGCAATGGATGGGGTTGTCGATGTCCGCATGGCAGTGCGACTGTCTGAACTTGGGGCACTGGGTGTACTTAACTTAGAAGGCATTCAAACGCGCTATGCTGACCCAGAGCCGATTTTAGATCGCATTGCCTCTGTGGGCAAAGATGAGTTTGTGACCTTGATGCAGGAACTTTACGCCGAACCCATCAAGCCAGAACTCATCGAACAGCGAATTCAGGAAATTAAGCGCCAAGGCGGAATTGCGGCGGTTAGCGCTACACCGGCAGGGGCAACCAAATACGGTTCAGTCGTTGCTAAAGCCGGCGCGGATTTATTCTTTGTACAGGCAACCGTTGTTTCAACCGCTTACCTGGCTCCAGAGTCAATTACACCCCTCGATTTAGCCCAATTCTGCCGGGAAATGCCCATTCCCGTGATTTTAGGCAATTGCGTCACCTACGAAGTGACCCTGAACTTAATGAAGGCAGGGGCAGCCGGCATCCTAGTGGGAATTGGCCCTGGTGCGGCTTGCACGTCTCGCGGTGTTCTCGGTGTGGGGATTCCTCAAGCAACGGCTGTTGCTGACTGCGCTGCCGCCCGTGACGATTACTATCAAGAAACCGGCAATTATGTGCCGGTGATTGCGGATGGCGGCTTAATCACCGGCGGCGACATCTGCAAATGTATTGCTTGCGGAGCCGACGGTGTTATGATCGGTTCACCTTTTGCCAGGGCGAAAGAAGCACCAGGCCGGGGCTATCACTGGGGCATGGCAACGCCGAGTCCTGTTTTGCCCCGAGGCACGCGCATTCGGGTTGGCACCACCGGCACCCTTGAGCAAATCTTACGCGGGCCGGCACAGCTTGACGATGGCACCCACAACCTTTTAGGCGCACTGCAAACCAGCATGGGCACCTTGGGAGCCAAAGACATCAAGGAGATGCAGCAAGTTGAGGTCGTCATTGCTCCCTCACTGCTAACTGAAGGCAAAGTTTACCAGAAAGCGCAACAACTGGGCATGGGTAAGTAG